A window from Chitinophaga filiformis encodes these proteins:
- a CDS encoding Hsp70 family protein, with translation MEQMINFGIDLGTTNSAIAKFADGKVQLFHHPADPGSYTLPSVVAFHDNRIIAGKKAKEWLEKDPQSVIGRFKRKMGTSESYNIKSIGGTKTPVELSAIILKELRTFLPQWDYPEAGVITIPASFDTIQANATKEAASLAGFRQVLLLQEPIAASLAYANMKKETSLPDGQWLVYDLGGGTFDVALIRVKEGEMKVMDHEGDNFLGGTDFDNLIVEKLLIPAITERYQFRELEQEMKSAKGKYNAKYFILLQQAEEAKIVLSSKTSAMIVIDGLTDENNTAVDFEYTITRAAFNELIGPYVDDTIRMVQQIITRNRLAAKDLRFVLMVGGSTFIPYVRQRVEEVLQVAVNCEIDPITAVAVGAAYYASGKPNLLSGSEAPVNSPVTIKVTYPKMSREKEELFLAKISGDTSQLSYRITREDGGFDTGVKKLSERISEYLPLVQHVYNFFRLTIYDEENKIIDTGTGIIGIDSGYGISGQPIPEDICLEIDDDDHPGETKLLQVFQKNNVLPSRKGMTRVLNKTISAGNGERIRINVLEGPHYALPEANKSLGYLEIAGDKLQREVLKGSDIELTFNISESRDLTVTAYLQMADQEFKQTFTPQERHTPVDVLKMDIGILARKLENEIFETNQQENYAVSKQLADLKKDMDNIKEAAGVLADDDVTDKRYQLEDRKRKLAQAMDLATKEKRLNEVRAYYFRIKAACHQRLTAGGKEQDQQYFYEIIKDEELFLASPSPTRTMEKSDALRNLLMAMLWREPEFLVNTFKELVSRRRAVSDDAVLKDMEVNGRLSIQTKDWAKLTQVNHELIAGMPKEAAQEVIRKVGF, from the coding sequence ATGGAGCAAATGATCAATTTCGGTATAGACCTCGGCACGACCAATTCAGCTATTGCGAAATTTGCTGATGGCAAAGTACAGCTATTTCATCATCCCGCGGATCCGGGTAGCTATACACTGCCTTCTGTGGTCGCTTTTCACGACAACAGGATCATTGCCGGAAAGAAGGCAAAAGAGTGGCTGGAGAAAGATCCGCAAAGCGTAATAGGCCGCTTTAAACGGAAAATGGGCACTTCAGAAAGCTACAATATCAAAAGTATAGGAGGTACTAAAACGCCTGTTGAACTATCGGCCATTATCCTGAAGGAACTGCGTACATTCCTGCCTCAGTGGGACTATCCCGAGGCAGGGGTGATCACCATACCTGCGTCTTTCGATACCATACAGGCCAATGCCACCAAAGAGGCGGCTTCCCTGGCCGGCTTCCGGCAGGTGCTGCTCCTGCAGGAGCCTATTGCTGCCAGCCTGGCCTATGCGAATATGAAGAAAGAAACCAGTCTGCCGGACGGCCAATGGCTGGTCTACGATCTCGGCGGCGGTACATTCGATGTGGCCCTCATACGTGTGAAGGAAGGGGAGATGAAGGTGATGGACCATGAAGGCGACAACTTCCTGGGCGGTACTGATTTCGACAACCTTATCGTAGAAAAATTACTGATCCCCGCCATTACCGAACGGTATCAGTTCCGGGAGCTGGAACAGGAAATGAAGAGCGCAAAAGGGAAGTACAATGCGAAATACTTTATACTGCTGCAACAGGCAGAAGAAGCAAAGATCGTATTGTCTTCCAAAACCAGCGCTATGATCGTTATTGACGGCCTGACGGACGAGAACAATACAGCGGTGGATTTTGAATATACCATCACGCGCGCTGCTTTCAATGAATTGATCGGCCCTTACGTGGATGATACGATCCGTATGGTACAGCAGATCATCACACGGAACCGGCTGGCTGCAAAAGACCTCCGGTTTGTGTTGATGGTGGGAGGCTCTACTTTCATTCCGTATGTTCGCCAGCGGGTAGAAGAAGTATTACAGGTTGCTGTGAATTGTGAGATAGACCCTATCACGGCAGTGGCCGTGGGTGCTGCATACTATGCTTCGGGTAAACCGAATCTCCTCTCAGGTTCGGAAGCCCCGGTCAATAGCCCTGTTACCATCAAGGTGACGTACCCTAAAATGTCCCGCGAGAAGGAAGAGCTCTTCCTGGCGAAAATCAGCGGCGATACTTCCCAGCTCTCTTACAGGATCACGCGGGAGGACGGGGGCTTCGATACGGGCGTTAAGAAGCTGTCTGAGCGTATCAGCGAATACCTGCCCCTTGTGCAGCATGTCTACAATTTTTTCAGGCTCACCATCTATGACGAGGAGAATAAAATAATTGATACCGGTACGGGGATCATTGGTATTGACAGTGGTTACGGCATCAGCGGACAACCAATTCCGGAAGACATCTGCCTGGAAATAGACGATGATGACCATCCAGGTGAAACAAAGCTGCTGCAGGTGTTTCAGAAAAATAACGTGCTCCCTTCCCGTAAAGGCATGACGCGCGTACTGAACAAAACCATCTCAGCCGGCAATGGAGAGCGCATCCGGATCAATGTGCTGGAAGGCCCGCATTATGCCCTGCCGGAAGCTAACAAAAGCCTTGGCTACCTTGAAATAGCGGGCGATAAACTGCAAAGGGAAGTACTGAAAGGCTCCGATATAGAGCTGACCTTTAACATCTCAGAATCCAGGGACCTTACCGTTACCGCTTATCTCCAGATGGCGGACCAGGAGTTTAAACAGACTTTCACGCCACAGGAAAGGCATACACCTGTAGATGTCCTGAAAATGGATATCGGCATCCTGGCCCGTAAACTGGAGAATGAAATATTCGAAACGAACCAGCAGGAGAATTATGCTGTCAGCAAACAGCTGGCAGACCTGAAGAAGGATATGGATAACATCAAAGAAGCAGCGGGAGTACTCGCCGATGATGATGTGACCGACAAACGTTATCAGCTGGAAGACAGGAAACGGAAACTGGCCCAGGCAATGGACCTGGCTACCAAAGAAAAGCGGCTGAACGAGGTGAGGGCTTATTACTTCAGGATAAAGGCAGCCTGTCATCAGCGTTTGACCGCCGGCGGAAAGGAGCAGGACCAGCAGTATTTCTACGAGATCATTAAAGATGAAGAGTTATTCCTGGCCTCACCCAGTCCCACCAGGACCATGGAAAAGTCGGATGCCCTGCGTAACCTGCTGATGGCGATGTTATGGAGGGAACCGGAGTTCCTGGTGAATACTTTCAAAGAGCTGGTATCCAGACGGCGGGCTGTCAGTGATGACGCCGTGCTCAAAGATATGGAAGTGAATGGCCGTTTATCCATCCAGACAAAAGACTGGGCTAAGCTGACGCAGGTGAACCATGAGCTGATAGCGGGAATGCCGAAGGAAGCGGCGCAGGAAGTGATCAGGAAGGTGGGTTTTTAA